A part of Streptomyces sp. NBC_01451 genomic DNA contains:
- a CDS encoding DNA gyrase subunit B, producing MYIGSTSERGLHQTVFDVVGRAVNEVLAGRASAVDVTLTPDGGVRVADDGPGVPVEAAGDPGGPGLETLLTQMHPGEEPGGRRAVAMSLFGVGPCVTNALSSRLTAEVRREGVHWVQEYARGVALTSPTSAGPATRSGTIIAFWPDTDIFETTECSFDVLAERFRELAFLNRGLDISLTDERTPGASRSVRCRFPGGARDFVAFLDEQAGAPVHPDVIGFEREDPRLAGTVEVALRWRSSHDERLKSYANSEPTPYGGTHTAGFREGVAAAVNAHVRERRLLTETAPAPDLNVDQISDGLTAVVSVKLDRPEFSGSKRGVLGGAAVRASVAEAVREYLATWLERHPEQAAAIIGRITQDAGQD from the coding sequence ATGTACATCGGCTCGACAAGCGAACGCGGCCTGCACCAGACGGTGTTCGATGTCGTCGGCCGGGCGGTGAACGAAGTCCTGGCCGGCCGCGCCAGCGCCGTCGACGTCACGCTCACACCCGACGGTGGCGTACGTGTCGCCGACGACGGGCCGGGGGTCCCCGTCGAGGCCGCCGGGGACCCCGGCGGTCCCGGCCTCGAAACCCTACTGACCCAAATGCACCCCGGGGAGGAGCCAGGCGGCCGCCGCGCTGTGGCCATGAGCCTCTTCGGCGTTGGGCCCTGCGTCACCAACGCCCTGTCGAGCCGCCTGACAGCCGAGGTGCGGCGCGAGGGGGTCCACTGGGTCCAGGAGTACGCGCGCGGCGTCGCACTCACCTCACCCACCAGCGCAGGACCGGCGACCAGAAGCGGGACCATCATCGCCTTCTGGCCCGACACCGACATCTTCGAGACGACGGAGTGCTCCTTCGACGTGCTGGCCGAGCGCTTCAGGGAACTGGCTTTCCTCAACCGGGGTCTGGACATCTCGCTGACCGACGAACGCACCCCGGGCGCCTCCCGATCGGTGCGGTGCCGGTTCCCGGGCGGGGCCAGGGACTTCGTAGCCTTCCTCGACGAGCAGGCGGGAGCACCCGTTCACCCGGACGTCATCGGCTTCGAGCGGGAGGACCCTCGGCTCGCCGGGACGGTCGAGGTGGCCCTGCGCTGGCGTAGCTCCCACGACGAGCGGCTCAAGAGCTACGCCAACAGCGAGCCCACACCCTACGGCGGCACGCACACGGCAGGATTCCGCGAGGGAGTGGCGGCCGCGGTCAACGCGCACGTGCGGGAGCGGCGGCTCCTGACGGAAACAGCCCCCGCCCCCGATCTCAACGTCGACCAGATCAGCGACGGCCTGACGGCGGTCGTGTCGGTGAAGCTGGACCGGCCCGAGTTCTCGGGCTCCAAACGCGGCGTGCTGGGCGGCGCCGCAGTGCGCGCCAGCGTCGCCGAGGCCGTACGGGAATACCTCGCCACATGGTTGGAGAGGCACCCAGAGCAGGCCGCAGCCATCATCGGCCGGATCACCCAGGACGCCGGCCAGGACTGA